A DNA window from Solanum lycopersicum chromosome 3, SLM_r2.1 contains the following coding sequences:
- the LOC101246522 gene encoding 4-hydroxybenzoate geranyltransferase 2 isoform X1, protein MALYRRLSRNRHVFRRHAISALYSSGDLINPNATVVYSPFINPLQFSSSDDHNHTLNSRKLLTFYPSHSSRIELSGFRQVLHFSTLADSEEKKKNEQQRPSWVDTYLPQKIRPYAHLARLDKPIGTWLLAWPCMWSIALAAPPGSLPDVKMMTLFGCGALLLRGAGCTVNDLLDRDIDTKVERTRSRPVASGVLTPFQGLTFLGFQLLLGLGILLQLNNYSRILGASSLLLVFTYPLMKRFTFWVINPNLHAASLKSPQAFLGLTFNWGALLGWAAIKGSIDPSVVLPLYASGVFWTLVYDTIYAHQDKEDDLKVGVKSTALRFGDSTKEWISGFGLACISSLALSGINADIGWPYYAFLAAASGQMAWQIWTVDLSSRADCNRKYISIICFQQMVWCVYLWWNSIWTSIVTIVCAADKEQALPI, encoded by the exons ATGGCACTGTATCGCCGCCTTTCTCGGAATCGCCATGTCTTCCGTCGGCACGCTATCTCTGCTCTGTATTCCTCCGGCGACCTAATAAACCCTAACGCGACTGTTGTTTATTCTCCGTTTATAAACCCCcttcaattttcttcttctgaTGATCATAATCACACCCTCAATTCTAGAAAATTGTTGACATTTTACCCTTCACATTCTTCAAGAATCGAACTTTCAGGGTTCCGCCAAGTTCTTCACTTTTCAACATTAGCTGATTcggaagagaagaagaagaatgagcAACAAAGGCCTTCTTGGGTTGATACTTATTTGCCCCAAAAAATTAGACCTTATGCCCATCTTGCCCGTCTTGATAAGCCTATTGGCACTTGGTTACTCGCTTGGCCTTGCATGTG GTCTATTGCTTTGGCTGCTCCACCTGGGAGTTTACCTGATGTGAAGATGATGACACTATTTGGTTGTGGGGCTTTGCTTTTGCGAGGTGCTGGATGTACCGTTAACGATCTTCTTGATCGAGATATCGATACTAAG GTGGAAAGAACAAGGTCAAGGCCAGTTGCTAGTGGTGTCTTGACACCCTTTCAGGGACTCACTTTTCTTGGATTCCAATTGCTATTGGGTCTTGGGATTCTTTTGCAATTGAATAATTATAG CCGCATTTTGGGTGCTTCATCCCTGTTGCTGGTCTTCACATACCCCCTCATGAAGAGGTTTACATTTTGGGTAATAAATCCGAATCTTCATGCTGCATCTCTCAAATCA CCTCAAGCCTTTCTTGGTTTGACTTTCAACTGGGGAGCTTTGTTAGGTTGGGCTGCCATTAAAGGAAGTATTGATCCTTCGGTTGTGCTTCCTCTATATGCGTCCGGTGTGTTTTGGACGCTTGTATATGACACAATATATGCACATCAG GATAAAGAAGACGATCTCAAAGTGGGTGTCAAATCTACAGCCTTAAGATTTGGAGATTCCACAAAAGAATGGATCAGTGGGTTTGGATTAGCATGCATCAGCAGTCTTGCTCTTTCCGGAATTAATGCTGATATTG GATGGCCATACTACGCCTTTTTGGCAGCTGCTTCTGGCCAAATGGCTTGGCAAATTTGGACTGTTGATCTGTCATCTCGTGCAGATTGCAACAGGAAGTATATATCCATT ATTTGTTTCCAACAAATGGTTTGGTGCGTTTATCTTTGGTGGAATTCTATTTGGACGAGTATTGTGACAATAGTATGCG CTGCTGATAAAGAACAAGCCTTACCAATTTAA
- the LOC101246522 gene encoding 4-hydroxybenzoate geranyltransferase 2 isoform X2, whose translation MALYRRLSRNRHVFRRHAISALYSSGDLINPNATVVYSPFINPLQFSSSDDHNHTLNSRKLLTFYPSHSSRIELSGFRQVLHFSTLADSEEKKKNEQQRPSWVDTYLPQKIRPYAHLARLDKPIGTWLLAWPCMWSIALAAPPGSLPDVKMMTLFGCGALLLRGAGCTVNDLLDRDIDTKVERTRSRPVASGVLTPFQGLTFLGFQLLLGLGILLQLNNYSRILGASSLLLVFTYPLMKRFTFWPQAFLGLTFNWGALLGWAAIKGSIDPSVVLPLYASGVFWTLVYDTIYAHQDKEDDLKVGVKSTALRFGDSTKEWISGFGLACISSLALSGINADIGWPYYAFLAAASGQMAWQIWTVDLSSRADCNRKYISIICFQQMVWCVYLWWNSIWTSIVTIVCAADKEQALPI comes from the exons ATGGCACTGTATCGCCGCCTTTCTCGGAATCGCCATGTCTTCCGTCGGCACGCTATCTCTGCTCTGTATTCCTCCGGCGACCTAATAAACCCTAACGCGACTGTTGTTTATTCTCCGTTTATAAACCCCcttcaattttcttcttctgaTGATCATAATCACACCCTCAATTCTAGAAAATTGTTGACATTTTACCCTTCACATTCTTCAAGAATCGAACTTTCAGGGTTCCGCCAAGTTCTTCACTTTTCAACATTAGCTGATTcggaagagaagaagaagaatgagcAACAAAGGCCTTCTTGGGTTGATACTTATTTGCCCCAAAAAATTAGACCTTATGCCCATCTTGCCCGTCTTGATAAGCCTATTGGCACTTGGTTACTCGCTTGGCCTTGCATGTG GTCTATTGCTTTGGCTGCTCCACCTGGGAGTTTACCTGATGTGAAGATGATGACACTATTTGGTTGTGGGGCTTTGCTTTTGCGAGGTGCTGGATGTACCGTTAACGATCTTCTTGATCGAGATATCGATACTAAG GTGGAAAGAACAAGGTCAAGGCCAGTTGCTAGTGGTGTCTTGACACCCTTTCAGGGACTCACTTTTCTTGGATTCCAATTGCTATTGGGTCTTGGGATTCTTTTGCAATTGAATAATTATAG CCGCATTTTGGGTGCTTCATCCCTGTTGCTGGTCTTCACATACCCCCTCATGAAGAGGTTTACATTTTGG CCTCAAGCCTTTCTTGGTTTGACTTTCAACTGGGGAGCTTTGTTAGGTTGGGCTGCCATTAAAGGAAGTATTGATCCTTCGGTTGTGCTTCCTCTATATGCGTCCGGTGTGTTTTGGACGCTTGTATATGACACAATATATGCACATCAG GATAAAGAAGACGATCTCAAAGTGGGTGTCAAATCTACAGCCTTAAGATTTGGAGATTCCACAAAAGAATGGATCAGTGGGTTTGGATTAGCATGCATCAGCAGTCTTGCTCTTTCCGGAATTAATGCTGATATTG GATGGCCATACTACGCCTTTTTGGCAGCTGCTTCTGGCCAAATGGCTTGGCAAATTTGGACTGTTGATCTGTCATCTCGTGCAGATTGCAACAGGAAGTATATATCCATT ATTTGTTTCCAACAAATGGTTTGGTGCGTTTATCTTTGGTGGAATTCTATTTGGACGAGTATTGTGACAATAGTATGCG CTGCTGATAAAGAACAAGCCTTACCAATTTAA
- the LOC104646606 gene encoding serine/threonine/tyrosine-protein kinase HT1-like — MKNLNWFKQIANNGKLERRLSLGEYKRAASWSKYIVSSGAAIKGEGEEEWSADMSQLYIGNKFASGRHSRIYRGIYKHREVAIKLISQPEEDGDLATFLEKQFTSEVALLLRLKHPNIITFIAACKKPPVFCIITEYVPGGSLRKYLHQQEPYSVPLNLVVKLALDIAHGMQYLHAEGILHRDLKSENLLLDEDMCVKVADFGISCLESQCGSAKGFTGTYRWMAPEMIKEKNHTKKVDVYSFGIVLWELLTALTPFDDMTPEQAAFAVCQKKARPPIPAACPPAVRKLIKRCWANNPHKRPHFEEIVTVLESYAEALEQDPDFFQSYQPPRNFTLSRCLPNCNRSDSAEA; from the exons ATGAAGAATTTGAATTGGTTTAAGCAAATAGCGAATAATGGGAAATTAGAGAGGCGACTTTCATTGGGTGAGTACAAGCGAGCAGCGTCATGGTCCAAGTATATAGTATCATCAGGGGCGGCGATAAAGGGAGAAGGAGAGGAGGAATGGAGTGCCGATATGTCGCAGCTGTATATCGGGAACAAATTTGCTTCAGGAAGGCATAGCAGGATTTACAGGGGAATTTACAAGCACAGGGAAGTGGCTATTAAGCTTATTAGCCAACCTGAAGAAGATGGAGATTTGGCTACTTTTCTCGAGAAGCAGTTTACTTCTGAAGTTGCTTTGTTGCTTCGGTTAAAGCATCCAAATATCATCACT TTTATTGCAGCATGTAAGAAACCACCAGTGTTTTGCATTATCACCGAATACGTACCTGGAGGCTCCCTTAGAAAGTACCTCCATCAGCAGGAGCCGTACTCCGTCCCTCTCAATCTTGTTGTGAAATTGGCCCTTGACATTGCACATGGGATGCAGTATCTTCATGCCGAAGGGATACTTCACAGAGATCTGAAGTCGGAAAATCTGCTACTTGATGAGGATATGTGTGTGAAAGTTGCAGATTTCGGGATATCATGTTTAGAATCTCAATGTGGTAGTGCAAAGGGGTTCACCGGTACATACCGCTGGATGGCGCCCGAAATGATCAAGGAAAAGAACCACACAAAGAAGGTTGATGTGTATAGTTTTGGTATTGTCCTATGGGAACTTTTGACTGCATTAACACCATTTGATGACATGACTCCCGAGCAGGCAGCCTTTGCAGTCTGCCAGAAG AAAGCAAGACCACCAATACCTGCTGCATGTCCACCAGCAGTTCGGAAACTCATTAAACGGTGCTGGGCAAACAATCCTCACAAGAGGCCACATTTCGAGGAGATTGTAACTGTTCTTGAAAGTTACGCAGAGGCGCTTGAGCAGGATCCTGATTTTTTCCAATCCTACCAGCCCCCTCGGAATTTTACCTTGTCGCGCTGCTTGCCTAATTGCAACAGATCAGATTCTGCTGAGGCATAG